The genomic DNA CTGCTGTTCCAATAATGAATTCTTGTCACAGCACACTTGCCAAGAGCCTGGGCGTTGCTCAGTCAGCTGCACCTCATCCAAATATCGAACAGACGTAGAGATGGCATACCTCCCAGTGAGTGATATAATAGTCGATTAAGAGATGCGGTCCGCAGATTGGCGATCCATCGAATTATGCTGATAAGCTGCGGAAAGAGTCCCTTCGGGCAAACTAGAGAGAGCTTGGGGATTATCAGTCCAAGTTGAGAGTATGTCCTCACTGTAAGCAGTGGAATGGGAGGAGATCTGTTCACTCTTGAGAGCTGGAAGCAGTCCTGCCAGGTTTGCtcacttttcttccttttttgaCAGACATTTACCGTCTTTCTACCTGGTCCTACTGGAGCCATTGCATTTCAAAGACCTCAATCACTGGGGTAACTTGCCGCGTATGGCTGATAACCATACTCCAAGCCCTCATCCAGAACGGGATCGTCCGATGCCATGATCCCGAGGCTCTGCAGAGGGAGCGCATAGAAATGGGAAATCAACATAGTGCGACGGCCGTTGCTAACACTCACCCTCGGCCTGTAGTCAAATCGAGAATCTACCTCTGAAGATCTCTTCAGGTGTAAATTCATAAAATGGCCCCAGGTTCAGAGAGTAAATTTAACTTTGCCTTGTTTAGATGTCTGTTTTGGATATTATTTTTGTGAGCTTGACAATTATGCTGGCATCTCTAAGGTAGTGTTAGTTTGGATTGTAGTTGGATTCAGTTTTACACCTTTATTATGCTCTCCCAATCAGATCCAGACTCAACCTCCAAGGTTGTAATAATGCTTGGGCCTTGAATCTACTGCTTAACATGACAACCCCTGGAGCTTCGTCTCTTTCTGCCTCATTCCCCGCCTGCCAGCTACTAAGCTTTTAATTCTATATAAGTCCGCCCACTTCCAGCTGTCATACAGTTATCAACGAACATTATGCCTCTGGAAAGGGGTGTTGTGTGAAGTGGATATTTACTATATCTCGCAACATCCACAAGTATTATAGGATCCAGGAACAGTAGAAGTGCAATCTCAATCCAGGTCGTCGTCAAGCTGCACCTTAGCAATCTGCACCAGGTCGTCCACATTGATTGTGTATTAGTCGTTACGAGAATGGAGGATTTCAACATTAAGACAGCAAGTGTCCAATGGGCCCGTTGTTGTAGACTAAGAAGGCACCATTGTGTGCAAAAGTAAGCTGTACGTGCGCGAAATTGTCATATTGCTTTTGGGTGCTGATCCAGCGACTGATTTtggcatgatgatgatggaagaacCCTCGCTTAGGTCTTGCGGATGTGGCAGGGTCTGCATCAGAGACTGAAGAGTCCTCCTCTATTCGAGCTCCGATTAGCACTTTTAGACTGTCATGGGTTGGTTTGAGGTCAGCCCATAGCATAGGTATAAACTCCGCCCTAAAACCCATGCGGGTTGGCTTATGGATACCCACGCTACCTGTATTACATTAATATGCATAATCTATGTACATAGCTTTGTTCTATATCCTTTTTAGTAGGTATAATTAACATAATGCTTTAATCGATATACAACCTGTATTTTAAAGCCGTTTACCTTGTTCCGGAATGGCTGTTCACCCACAAAGCCATTCTAACAAAAAGGTAAAGATAATCTGTGTAGCAGGAACAAGAGTACACGCAATTTGAGGGGAAAGGAATACCTTGATTAGGCTAATTGAGGTTGGTAGCATCATTATGCTGTGTTTCATGAAGACGATaggagtactccgtaagtcTGTGTTATTAGAGTCGAGACATAAGGATGCGATGCCAGTTGTGCCATGTAGTCTTGGACCCACTTTATCTCAGCTATCATTACCTGAACCCTACCAAAAGGTCAGTTAAGAAAAAGGTCAGTCGACCCTTTGGAAAACTTCAGACAACTTACCGCACGACGTACTATAGGTCAGTCGACCTTTACTAAGGAGTTCGGCTAACCAAAGTGGGTCAGGCCAACCCCCACAGTTTAAATTCAAAAGCTCATGCGACCTTTTGCGTCTAAATCTAACATGGCTATGGAATTTTCATAATGTCGGCCAAGCTAATACGATACCTTACGATCTTTAATACTATCTAAGGGCCAAAGGGTTTTAATTACTTCAAATGTGTTTATAACTGTCACTATCTTTAGGAGTTCAGTTATCTTTCTATCTTTTAGATGGTGAAAGGCCTGTAAAACTCAAAGGTGTTACAGAATATGTCCATTTTTATAAAGATTGGCTGACCCACATTAGTAAAGGTTGACTGAACCCGTAGTTACACAAAAGGTGAGGTGACCTGAGCTCATAAAATAACTGCCATGATTCAGATAAGAGTTAAGTCAAAGATCAATTCAAGCGCTGTCATGGAATAATAGAGACAGTAATGTACTTTCTTCCTACAAAATCCAAGTCCTAAAAATCATCCAAGGAGTAGCGCGTATAAAGCTACTGTCAGTAATGCAAAACTGGTTTCTGAAAATACAATTCCTCCCATAGTATCGATAAACTGAATCCCACGTCCACAATCTCGAGGgtctgcagaagaagaataaacATTAAGAATAGCAATACCGGACTTGTCCAAACCCTATTCATAATAATCGTCTAGGCCGAATTCCACACCTGGCGCATAGCAGTAAGGAAGTCTCCTGGGGCAATGGCTTCTCTGAAGTGGTTGCCAACATCATGGCCcagcttctgcttcagcCGCGCCTTGACCGCTGCAAAATGGGGTGGGTTCCAATGCAGATGAACAACCCAGTAGATCAACCGCTTCACATCTGCTTTCCCGTTCTCAACAGGAGGCAAACACTTTAGGAGCTTCTCCACATCATGACCAACAGGATCCTTCGCCTTAGACAGCATCGACAGTAGCGCATCTTCCAGGTGGCCCGAGAACTCATCCTTGATCACCTTCTCGAGGCTAATATGATACTTTGCCTCAAAAGCCTGCGCGATTGCGACGAGCTTCGCATCCGAGGCACCCAAAAGTACGGCAAAGACACCAATCTCATCTGTCCCCTTGCGCGCCTGCGTCGCCTGGTGGATCTCGCGAACATCAGCATCAACCGACTGCGCATCGAAATACGTCCCCGGCTCCGGCCGCGTAGCGTTCAGCAACATGACAAAGAACTGCTCGGTCTTGCCGGACAAATCgctcttgatatcctccacCAGCGACTTCTGGTACTTGCTGACATACGCGTACTTGATTGCGCGCAGGTCGGCATTCGACCGGCCGACCAGCACATCCGTGAGGAGGTTTTCGTTCGTTCCTAGGCCTGACATGGCACCGCGCAGGGTAGCGACGTCCTGCTCAAGTGGGCCTCTGGCTAAAGAAAGGAGGACGTCTTCCAGGTCCCCCGAGAGCTCGGACTTGAGGTCTTTTTCGAGATTGCGTCCGATGCGATCGGTGTAGGTGTGTCTGATGAGTGCCATTTGCAGGGGGTCGGGCTTGGTCAGGATATTGATCAGGGCTTTTTCGTCTGTGCCGAAGCCTTTCATTGCTTTGCGGAGGGCTTCGGCTTCGCGGGTTGCGTCGCCGGGGGCGCGTTGGTTGGGGTCATAGCCTAGGGATGGCGGAGTGGGCATTGGTTGAGGCGCCTGAGGGGGTGGATAGCCGGGTTGGCCTTGCGGCGGGTAACCTCCCTGCGGAGGATACTGACCATGGGGAGGATATTGGCCCTGTGGAGGGTATTGATTCTGAGGATACGCTCCCTGAGGCGGATACTGCTGCGGTGGTGGATGGCCTCCCTGAGGATATTGTTGCGGTGGTTGGCCCGGCCATTGTtgttgcggcggcggcgcacCATATGGCTGTTGGTACTGACCAGAGGGGGGAAATTGCTGCGGGGGAGCCCCTTGGGGCGGATATCCACCAGGCTGTTGTGGTGGATAAAACGGGGCcggctgctgttgatggGCGCCCGGCTGAGCATACCCAGCGCTGTTATAAGGGGGTTGCGGGGGTCCGCCGTAGGTATACTGGGGGTGCGACATGACAGAAATGTGACAGGGGAAAGGTAACAACAATCGAGACTTAACAAAGGGAGCACACGCCAGCCTTATATCCCCCTCACCCTCACCAGATAATATTTTAAAGTTATCTAGCCTGTGCTCAACTCGTATTTTAGCCCTTGTCAACACAGCCGCAATCGGTTGAGTTTAACCCCCTCTATTTGGCTAAATATTTGTCCCACTGAttggcatcatctccagctgaaTTACGAAATGCACAGCCACTAGAGACACACAAATTGACTTAGACCAATAGTGAAGAGGGTCCTTACTCGCTTCATCCAATGAGGAACCTATCAAGCCACAGTGCACGGCCGTATGCCAAGCCAAATTTCCCGATCAGCCCACCGACCCTTTGGCACATGCATGAAACATGGGAACCCTTGTTAATGGTTGTCTCGGtatttttttctcttttaCTCTGTATTCCAGGAACAGGATTATGTGACCCTGTATAACATATTATTAGGTAATACTTGACAAACTGACGAGATTCCCACCATGAGACTTTTCTGAGTTGTTATGGCTCTTCCAAGCAAGTCCCCCAAGAAACTGTTCTCCGTAGCTATCAGACTGGTTACTGGTTGCGGTACCCTGCAGAGGGGGTCTTGTCGCCTGATTGATAGATCGCTTGGCTACTCCGAGAGATCTAAGTGGGAATAAGACCGGGCACGATGCCAGGTTGTCGATATGCGCATACATCTCAGTTGATGTATCGAAAGCTCTGTTAATCAAACCCATTTCCTCCGCATCCTCCGTAGTAATGTCTGTCGAGCTCAATATTATTCCATGCACGACCGCGTCCAATCAAGCGAGGCAAATATTgaccacctccgccgcctggCATTAGGTCCATTCCCACCTCCGGTTGCCCTAACAGCGTGTGGGCCTTGGTCGCGAATCGTACATCGAGTAAGACAAGGAACTTGTTCCCCGCACCACGTGCTATCCATTCGACTGTAGCATTTGTAACTTGGGGGTTAGTCATGTTGTGTAACAATTCAAACGTACGGCTTGCAACGGTGAATCGAATAGATTCAGTCACATGTACTTCAGAGGAAATGAAGCCACTCTGCGGAGATAACACTGGATATTATTTCCTCTGTTTCAAGCATTTGAATTAACCACACAGACAGCCAACCGGAGAAAATTTCCTCGGCAGTCGGGATGGAAGGCGGAATAACGAGGCCACAGTGAGAAGCGCGATGAGAAATACTACCACGCGATCAGGGATAATGCGTTTCCATGCTGACAGGTAAAACATGGACGTTTTAGGAATGACTCAGCAATTGATTAGGTGCCTTTTGTATGTTTGGTGCTCAGCCATGTCCCTTTCAAGTACACATAAACAAACATCTTCGCGCACTATTTCCCAACTTTTCAAGGATGAGTAACAACAAAGGGTGCATCCGGCTGACGCCGTCAATGATCCCTAAGTATCTCAATTTCGACGACAGAGATTCATCATTCTTTCGCAAGTGGGATGAGCTGCCTTCCCCAAAGGATGTCCAGGCCCAGGCCGAAGCCCAACGTCTTGTGGGATTCAACCCCAACCCTAGAAGAGACTACCAAAGCGCTGTGCCCTCTTTTGTAAAACCACAACCCGCGGTCTTTGCAGACATGGGCCTCCTTGTTAACTGGGGACGCACGGAGCGTATTTCCGAGGCCCAGACCATATTTGCGCTCCGCCGAGTTTTGTACGATCTTGTTCCTGTTCCCGAGCTGTACGGGTGGCGTACAGATGGAGATCTAAAATACATCTACATGGAGTACATCAGAGGGCAGACCCTGGAGCAAGCATGGGATGACTTGGAACCTGATGATAAAGTTTCGATCTCACGCGAGCTTCGCACAATATGGGCCAATCTGCGTCGCTTTGAGCAGGACCCTTCAGATCCGTTCGTGGGTATGCTTCAGCACCCTACGGTATGTTTCGCTTGACCTGATTCATTCCGACAGGGAATATCGCACGAGCTCCATTTTATGACAGAGCTCTGGGTTTGGACTGCATATCAGCAGAGGGACCATTCACGACAGTGAAAGAGTTCCATGATTGGTTCACATTTCTCTGCAGAAGATGGATGCCAGATCCTTATTCAGTACGGATTGAGCCGTATCGCTATGAGTTGCCAGACGACTGTGCCATCAAGTTCACCCATGGTGACCTCCATCGCAGTAATATCGTTATCAGGTCCTGTCGGCCGTATCGTATTCTGGCTATTTTCGACTGGGAACAGTCGGGCTGGTTTCCTGCTTATTGGGAAGCCCGCAAAGCGCAATACACTGCATGGATGACAGAGGAATGGACCACGACGTACTTGCCAATGATTCTGGATATGTACACTGATACTGTGGAGGCATGGGGCTACTATACTATGTCCATAGGCCGTTAGGTTGATTTCTTTGCGACATTCTGATGGCTTGCAGGAGGGAATAGCTTGTACGATACATATCATTCCCATAATAGAACTCCTCTGTGGCAGCATGAAGATGCTCTTCAAAAACGCAGGAACTGCAAGATACGTAGAAAATATGCGGCGCAATCGGAACACCTTCTGAAGCGGGGTGAAAGCCAGTAAGTGAGAGTTCAGCGCTTGTTGCCTGATTTTGATTTACCACACCTTGCCAGGATAAATCGTTTAGAAGCTGGGCACTTGATTGTGGGGGTATATGCATGTCGATCAAGCATTTAGAATTTGAATTTTGGAAACATTCTACTGTAAGCTTCAGGCGTCTGTGTCCTGCAATCGCAATAAGGCGAGAAAGGCTGTGTTTGAGGTTCAATCTCAGCTTACGTCTCCGAGTCGCAAAGTGGTTTCCACTGAAGCTCTCACAATGTGTTTCCGGCCCAATATGTACATAGGAGACTGCGGATGGTGGCATTTATCTAGGAACACCAATTATTTGGTACAATCAAGCCTCAAGACAAGTACCGGTAGGATAGTTACAGCTGTCGCCACTACCACCGGTGATGCTGCCATTTTCAAAGACAAGCTAGAGCAACTGCCATCACCACAGAGAATGTAGTAATCCTTACCATCTCTCATAGTACCAGTGACATCGACAAAGGTGATGTTCTCGATCTTTACGCCATTGGTAGGCTTGTCGGTAGGACCCCCGTTCAGGTAATCCTGCTGGGTGTCCATACCATAGTCGGTGATGCCGCAGACGGTGACGTTCTCGTAGCGGGTGTTGGAGACCTCACCGGTGGTTCTGGAGTTTAATTTGATCCTTCATCCGTTTGAGCTATCGATGGCCTGCGAGTTGGAGGTCACCCCGTCGACGGTGTTGTCGCTCTTGCTGCCGATGGAGCCGATGCTTAGCCCATGGCCGCCGTAGATGTAGTCTACGACGACGTGGCTGCCGCTTGAGACCGCGACGCAGTCGTCCTGGCTGTGTACCCAGCTGTTCTACAGGTGAAGTTGGTGCTAGAGGTGAGATCGAAGCCGTCGGTTGGGCGGCCGGTTTGCTGCCACTGGCGCTGCGAGGTGCGTCGCCGGTGGAGTTGTCCAGTGTGATGCCGGAGATGATCATGTTCTCGGTGTGCTCTATGTCGAAGCAGTGGACAGTCCAGTTCTGGATGCTGAGGTTCTCGATGCGCGAGTCGTACATGTTATTGGCGCTCTCGGCAATTCCGACTCCACCAGCCA from Aspergillus fumigatus Af293 chromosome 8, whole genome shotgun sequence includes the following:
- the anxc3.1 gene encoding annexin, producing MSHPQYTYGGPPQPPYNSAGYAQPGAHQQQPAPFYPPQQPGGYPPQGAPPQQFPPSGQYQQPYGAPPPQQQWPGQPPQQYPQGGHPPPQQYPPQGAYPQNQYPPQGQYPPHGQYPPQGGYPPQGQPGYPPPQAPQPMPTPPSLGYDPNQRAPGDATREAEALRKAMKGFGTDEKALINILTKPDPLQMALIRHTYTDRIGRNLEKDLKSELSGDLEDVLLSLARGPLEQDVATLRGAMSGLGTNENLLTDVLVGRSNADLRAIKYAYVSKYQKSLVEDIKSDLSGKTEQFFVMLLNATRPEPGTYFDAQSVDADVREIHQATQARKGTDEIGVFAVLLGASDAKLVAIAQAFEAKYHISLEKVIKDEFSGHLEDALLSMLSKAKDPVGHDVEKLLKCLPPVENGKADVKRLIYWVVHLHWNPPHFAAVKARLKQKLGHDVGNHFREAIAPGDFLTAMRQVWNSA